The uncultured Methanobrevibacter sp. DNA window AATGGCAAGATTTGAAGAAGCAGAAAACAGAATGTTTAATGTTAAAATCTGTTTAAAATGTAATGCTCGTAACCCTGCTGCTGCAACTACTTGTAGAAAATGTGGTTACACAGGTTTAAGGTTCAAAGCAAAAGAACCAAGAGGATAATTCTATTCTCTTTACTTTAATTTCTTTTTTTTATAAAATTTTTCTATTTGAATTAAAGATATACTCTCTTTTTTTATATATAAATATCTAATTTTATTTGAAAAGAGTCTGTAAAATTTTATAGGCTTATTTGATTTTGAATTTTTTTACAGACGAAATTTCGTTTTGATAAAATTTC harbors:
- a CDS encoding 50S ribosomal protein L40e gives rise to the protein MARFEEAENRMFNVKICLKCNARNPAAATTCRKCGYTGLRFKAKEPRG